The Nostoc cf. commune SO-36 genomic sequence ATGACTGTCGCTCGCACAATTTGTTTAGGATTTATCGCTGTTATCACTATCGGTACTGTGCTGTTGATGATGCCTTTCTCAACTAGCGCTGGTACTTGGGATAATCCAATTGTGGCACTATTCACCTCGACATCCGCAGTTTGTGTCACAGGTTTATCAGTAGTTGATCCTGGTACTTATTTTTCTTTTTGGGGTCAGTTATTTATTGCGCTATTAGCTCAGATTGGTGGGTTGGGCTATATGACAACAACCACATTTCTGATTTTGCTCATTGGTCGTAAGTTTGATATGCGGCAAAAAATAGCCATACAACAAGCTTTAGACCGACCGGGAATGAGTGGCAGCACCCAAGTTATCCGTTCAATTATTGCCACAACTTTAATTTTTGAAATTACTGGAGTATTCTTACTTTTACCAGCCTTTGTTCCAGATTATGGGTGGAGTGAAGGACTTTGGTTAGCGATTTTTCATAGCATCAATGCTTGGAATAATGCTGGATTTAGTTTATTTAAAGATAACTTAATTGGCTATCAGTCATCCTTCTTAGTAGTCTTCACCATCACTATGTTGATTATCTTTGGGGGAATTGGCTATCAGGTAATTATGGAAATGTATATTTGGTTGCGCGATCGCATTCTCAAAAAAACTCAAATTCAAATATTTACTTTAGATTTCAAAGTTGCGATCAGTACAACAATTATATTATTACTAATCGGAATATTGGCATTTTTCTGTATAGAAATCAGAAACCCGGAAACATTTGGTTCTTTAAATTTCCGTGACCAAGTATTAGTAGCTTGGTTTCAATCAGTTACTCCGAGAACTGCTGGTTTTAACACCATAGATATTGGTAAAATGACCACTGCTGGTCTATTTATTACAATTGCATTAATGTTTATTGGTGCAAGCCCAGGTGGTACAGGGGGAGGCATGAAAACAACAACTTTGAGAGTCCTCACCAGTTGTACCAAAGCGATCCTCCAGGGGAAAGAAGAAGTTTTATTGTATGAACGCAAAATAGCAATAAATTTAATCTTGAAAGCTGTGGGTGTGTTAGTAGGTTCAGTAGCAACCGTGATTTTAGCCACCATTTTAATTAGTCTCACAGATCCAACATTAGATTTTATTAAAATTTTGTTTGAAGTGGTATCAGCCTTCGCTACCGTAGGGCTTTCTACAGGCATTACAGGAACTATCTCTACAGCAGCAAAGCTCATCTTAATTGTTACTATGTACGTTGGCAGAGTAGGTGTTTTACTACTGATGTCTGCCGTACTAGGAGATCCCCGCCCCACTAGAATTCACTATCCTGAAGAAAATTTACTTGTGGGATAGAGAGTAGGGAGTAAGGGATGAGGGAGCAGGGGAGGCAGGGGGAGAATAACTAATGACCAATGACCAATGACTAATGACTAATGACTAATGACTAATGACTAACAACTAAACTGATAAAATATACATTGTAAGGCAAAAAATAAAATTTTTAATTCAAGCGGTATAACCGTTTTTTGCCCTAAATACAGGGAGCCATAATAAGGATAACAACGGTGAATCTGTCATCATTAAGTTTTTTTCGCAGTTTACGTAAAGATAACCACCAATTTGCTGTAATTGGGTTAGGTCGTTTTGGTAGGTCTGTTTGTTCCACACTACACAATTTTGGCTATCAAGTGCTAGCAACAGATATTGATGAAAAACGAGTTTCAGAAGCATTAACTGAGGGAATCGTTGGTCATGCTTTGCAACTAGACTCTACAGAACCAGCCGCACTCAAAGAAGCTGGAATTTTTGAATTTGATACTGTAATCGTAGCGATTGGCAACTACGTTCAAGAAAGCATCATAACTACTCTAAATGTCAAAGAAGCTGGTGTCCCCCATGTAGTTGCCAAAGCTTCTAGTGAAGTTCACCGGAAACTGTTGCGGCGAGTAGGAGCAGATCATGTTGTTTTTCCTGAGTATGAAGCGGGCTGTGCGTTAGCGCGTACACTTACCAAACCAGCAATCCTAGATCGGTTTGATCTAGACCCAGATAACAGTATTGTAGAGTTGATTGTGCCTGACGAATTTCACGACAAAACAATCACTGAGCTTCAACTTCGTAACCGCTACGGTTTAAATTTGCTAGCAGTGAGCCAGGATGGAAAATTTATAATTAATCCTGACCCCACCAAGCGTTTAGAGCGTGGTTCAGCAATGGTCGTTATTGGTTGCAATAAAGATATCAACCGTTTACCAATTTAAAAAAGATAGGAGTTATTAAATATTAAGGAAAATAAAAGCACCAGTCGCCAGAATTAATGCTAAATTCTGGTAACTGGCGAATAAATTCTTCTTTTATTTCTAACTCTGAGTTTTTTATAAGAAGAATTCAGAACTCAGGACTCAGAATTCAGTATTCAGTATGAATTCTGTACGAGTGGGTGACGAATATTGGTTAAAACCGTACAACTCTTAAAGACGCTACCGCGAACGTCCCCCTGCGCTAACGCCCGAAGTAAAGCGAAAAAAATTAAAATATTCTCGCCTTAAAACTCTATCCCTTTATGGGTAGAGTATTCTGTATTCTGAATTCTGTATTCTGACTCCTGTTTTATTGTCCAGAATTGGTTGAAGTAGGCTGGAATTCAACTGAGACAGGCACATTGTCAGGGTTAGCTGAAGTTTCTGGTTGATTTGGCGTTTGTCGCTTAAGTCTTTGCACTAAATTACTTGTAGTAGCTGTTTGATTGGCTTGAGGTTTTTGTTGCCCAGCCTTCTGGGCTATTTGCTGCATTAGCTGCTCAATTTTTTCAGCTTGTTCAATGTTGCCTTGCTCACGATACTCATTATGAGCGCGTTTTAAGACTCCACTGGCTTTGTTGATCTCGCCCTGATTATATAAAGTGACTCCCAAATTATAGTAAGTTGAGGCATTTTTAGGATTTTGGCGAATAGCTTGCCGATAAACAGAAATAGCCTCAGAAGCTTGACCATGAATTGCTAGCAAATTTGCCATATTGTTGTAGGCTACGGCATTTTTAGGATCTAGCTGTAAGGCTTGGCGATAAGTAGCGATCGCAGGTTCTATTTGACCTTGTTGTTGCAAAGCGATCGCTAAGTTAAAATAAGCATTGGCATTGCTGCTATCTAGACTAATTGCTTTTTGGTATGCTGCAATCGCTTCTTCTAACTGTCCTTGTTGATACAGCGCCAAACCCAGATTATACAGCGCTGCTACCCTTGTGGAATCTATCACCAAGCTCTGGCGATAAGCCGTAATCGCTGCATTTTTTTCTCCTTGTCGATGCAACACCAATCCTAAGTTATAATAAGCCTCGCTAAAATTGGGATTAATCCTAATCGCCTCTGTATATTCTTGTAAAGCTACATCCAGGCGATTTTGCTCCATGAATATATTCCCCAGATAATTTCGTGCTGCCCCAAGGTTAGAATCTCGCTCTAGCGCTTGACGAAAGGCATATTCCGCACCCTGTAAGTCTTTGCGATTATAGCGCGTCACTCCCTGCTGGAAAAAGCTAGCTGCTTCGAGATCCTGAGAAATTGCAGTTTCTGCCAGCAGCTTACTTTCTGGAAAATTAGTAATTATTGGTGCAGCCAAAACCAAAAACGTAAAGGAAGTAAACAGAAATCTGAGTAGGGGCTTTTGCTGAATAGGGCTTCGGTGAAATGTCACTTTAAATAAGCTGTGAAACCATTGATGAGATTGAGATTTTTTAGACATGAGTGGCATAGTTGTACTTATGCTTATATGTTTATAAGTCAGAGTACCCACCACAGCATAAAAAATTACAAATCAAAAAATTAAAAATTTTTCACACTGTGAGCGTCCCACTTTTGCTAAAACATCCCTGTCATTATTCCGGGGTATTGTACAGATTTTATAATCTGGTAATCAACAAATAAGTTCAAACCAACAGCTCTTTTACTTTCACGCCATCTCTCTTGATTACATAAGCTGGAACACCGACAACAACACAATTGCTAGGAACATCTTTGACTACGACTGCATTCGCTCCTACTGTGACATTATCATTGACAATTATCTTACCAATCAATTTTGCTCCTGCATTTATCGTTACATTATTGCCAATTATCGGATGCTCATTTTCACTGCTATATCCTATCGTAACCTGTTGATTAATCCAGCAATTATCACCAATACTTTCTGCTGAAACTATAGTACTAAATCCATGTTGAATAAATAGCCCAGAACCAATATTATCACAATATAAAAATAGGCTTGGGCATTCTCTATAAAAAAACTTGATAATATGCATAAATATAAATCCAATAAAGTTACTTTTTTTAATCCTGTAATAGTAAAGAGTTCTAAATTCTGGATATTTATAAAGCAAATATAGCAAGTTAAGCCAGTCAAAATTATCATTGAGATGAAGAATCTTTGCCCATCGTCTTACATCCACAAGAATTACTTCTTTGTTTGTACTAACCATAAACGGTATGAGCATCGGAGAATTCATTATCTGGATGAAAGCTTTGACCAATTTAATGGCGAAATCACGCATAAAATTACTCGGATTAGATGTTGTAATTCTCTAAAAAAATACAATTTGCTGAAGTTCAGCCACTTAAAGCTAACATGACGTATAATATACCAAAATTAGTAATTTCATTTTCCTTTTGCATCAAAGTTTACAGCTTTTCGTGGCATTTGAAACTTCAGCGAACCTCTTGCCCTTATGCCGGATTTCTCACCACACCTCTTAAAGCCTGTGCAAGTGCCGGGGAGAAGTAATAAGTAATAAGTAATGAGTAAGAAGTAAGAAGTTTTTACTCATTACTCATTACTCATTACTTCTCTTCTGCTCCATCAAACGCCTTGAGCTTGTGAGGAATGCGGGTTATGCCTGACTAAGGACTCTTACGGCTTCCGGCAAAATTAGCATGGCATCACCAAAGGAATAGAAACGATAGCCTGAAGCGATCGCTTCGTTGTATATATTTAATAACCGTTTTCTGCCAATTAGCGCACTTACCAACATCAACAAACTAGAACGTGGTAGGTGGAAATTAGTAATCAAACCATCCACAACCCGCCATTGATAGCCGGGATAAATAAACAAGTCTGTTTTACCGCAAAATGGTTGTAAGTTGCCAGATTGAGCCGCCCCTTCTAAAGCTCTTACTACCGTTGTTCCCACAGCAATAATTCGACCGCCAGCAGCTTTTGTGGCGCGGATTTGCTCTACTGTAGCGGTGGGGACTTCAATCCATTCTTCATGCATCTGATGGGTAGTTACATCCTCCACTTCTACAGGGCGAAATGTGCCGACACCAACGTGCAGCGTTACAAAAGCTTGATTAATATTGCGATCGCCCAACTTTTGTAATAATTCTGGGGTAAAGTGTAATCCTGCCGTCGGCGCTGCGATCGCTCCTGGCTGTTTAGCATAAACTGTTTGATATTGCTCATCAGCAGCTTCTGAGGTAGTGATATAAGGTGGTAAAGGTACTTCTCCAAATACCTCTAACAGTTGCACCAAAGACTTTCCCTCTGGCACATCAAATTGCAACAAACGCCCCCCTGTTGCTGCGTCTGTTTCTAAAACCGTAGCCGTGAGTTGGGGACTGCGTACTGGGTACTGGATACTGGGTACTAGGGAAGAATCTTTACAATCCTTAATTCCTAATTGCCTTGGTTCAAAAAGAATCTTCGCTCCCTGTTTGAAGCTTTTTCCTGGCTTAACCAAAGCTAACCAACAATTATGCTGCCGTTCTTCCAACAGCAACACCTGGATTTTCGCACCAGTGGATTTATGACCATAAAGCCGCGCTGGTATGACTCTTGTATTGTTCATAACTAACAAATCACCAGAACGCAGCAGTGCAGGCAAATCATGGAAAATATGGTGTAG encodes the following:
- a CDS encoding serine O-acetyltransferase, giving the protein MRDFAIKLVKAFIQIMNSPMLIPFMVSTNKEVILVDVRRWAKILHLNDNFDWLNLLYLLYKYPEFRTLYYYRIKKSNFIGFIFMHIIKFFYRECPSLFLYCDNIGSGLFIQHGFSTIVSAESIGDNCWINQQVTIGYSSENEHPIIGNNVTINAGAKLIGKIIVNDNVTVGANAVVVKDVPSNCVVVGVPAYVIKRDGVKVKELLV
- a CDS encoding tetratricopeptide repeat protein, with translation MSKKSQSHQWFHSLFKVTFHRSPIQQKPLLRFLFTSFTFLVLAAPIITNFPESKLLAETAISQDLEAASFFQQGVTRYNRKDLQGAEYAFRQALERDSNLGAARNYLGNIFMEQNRLDVALQEYTEAIRINPNFSEAYYNLGLVLHRQGEKNAAITAYRQSLVIDSTRVAALYNLGLALYQQGQLEEAIAAYQKAISLDSSNANAYFNLAIALQQQGQIEPAIATYRQALQLDPKNAVAYNNMANLLAIHGQASEAISVYRQAIRQNPKNASTYYNLGVTLYNQGEINKASGVLKRAHNEYREQGNIEQAEKIEQLMQQIAQKAGQQKPQANQTATTSNLVQRLKRQTPNQPETSANPDNVPVSVEFQPTSTNSGQ
- the queA gene encoding tRNA preQ1(34) S-adenosylmethionine ribosyltransferase-isomerase QueA; this translates as MKDTSRPQTKDFELDCSVAGYDYELPPELIAQNPAVPRDSSRLLVINSPTTGIETAPLHHIFHDLPALLRSGDLLVMNNTRVIPARLYGHKSTGAKIQVLLLEERQHNCWLALVKPGKSFKQGAKILFEPRQLGIKDCKDSSLVPSIQYPVRSPQLTATVLETDAATGGRLLQFDVPEGKSLVQLLEVFGEVPLPPYITTSEAADEQYQTVYAKQPGAIAAPTAGLHFTPELLQKLGDRNINQAFVTLHVGVGTFRPVEVEDVTTHQMHEEWIEVPTATVEQIRATKAAGGRIIAVGTTVVRALEGAAQSGNLQPFCGKTDLFIYPGYQWRVVDGLITNFHLPRSSLLMLVSALIGRKRLLNIYNEAIASGYRFYSFGDAMLILPEAVRVLSQA
- a CDS encoding potassium channel family protein is translated as MNLSSLSFFRSLRKDNHQFAVIGLGRFGRSVCSTLHNFGYQVLATDIDEKRVSEALTEGIVGHALQLDSTEPAALKEAGIFEFDTVIVAIGNYVQESIITTLNVKEAGVPHVVAKASSEVHRKLLRRVGADHVVFPEYEAGCALARTLTKPAILDRFDLDPDNSIVELIVPDEFHDKTITELQLRNRYGLNLLAVSQDGKFIINPDPTKRLERGSAMVVIGCNKDINRLPI
- a CDS encoding TrkH family potassium uptake protein, yielding MTVARTICLGFIAVITIGTVLLMMPFSTSAGTWDNPIVALFTSTSAVCVTGLSVVDPGTYFSFWGQLFIALLAQIGGLGYMTTTTFLILLIGRKFDMRQKIAIQQALDRPGMSGSTQVIRSIIATTLIFEITGVFLLLPAFVPDYGWSEGLWLAIFHSINAWNNAGFSLFKDNLIGYQSSFLVVFTITMLIIFGGIGYQVIMEMYIWLRDRILKKTQIQIFTLDFKVAISTTIILLLIGILAFFCIEIRNPETFGSLNFRDQVLVAWFQSVTPRTAGFNTIDIGKMTTAGLFITIALMFIGASPGGTGGGMKTTTLRVLTSCTKAILQGKEEVLLYERKIAINLILKAVGVLVGSVATVILATILISLTDPTLDFIKILFEVVSAFATVGLSTGITGTISTAAKLILIVTMYVGRVGVLLLMSAVLGDPRPTRIHYPEENLLVG